The DNA window TTGCCCGATGCGAACCCGGCGGGCTCTCTGGATCTGACCGCCGTGGCCGGGAGCTTCGTGCGCCGTTGGTACAACCCGGTGAGCGGTGAGTTCGCTGGCGACCCACTCACCCTGCTCGGCGGCGGGCCTGCTTCCCTGGGGGCCCCGCCCTCACGCGCCGATGAGGATTGGGTGGCCCTGGTGCTGCGTGATGACGACGCGCCGCCGCCGCCGCCGCCGAACTTCAACGTTGTGGAGCTGGCGCTGATCGATGCGGATCTCGATCAACCGATCGCCGGCCAGGATCCTCTCGTCGACGGCACCACCTTGAACCTCGCGACGCTCCCCACGCGAAACCTCAACGTGCTGGCGCGCACCGACGGTGAGGTCGCCAGCGTGCGCTTCCTCCTCGACGGTGCCGTGTTCTCCACCGAGAACGTCGCCCCCTACGCCCTGGCGGGGGATAGCAACGGCGACTTCAACGCGTGGACCCCCGCGCTCGGCGAACTGACCATCACGGCCACGGCCTACGCTGCGCAAGGCGCCGGCGGGGAGGCGGGCGGCAGCGTGATGATCACCGTGAACGTGGTGGACGAAGTGCCGCCTCCGCCCGTATTCACCCTCGCGGCCCCGGCCCCCGGTGAAGCCGGCGTGGTGAACGAATGGGAGACCCTGGACGGCTCTCCAGGCGGGGTGAGCCTGATCTTCGCTGCCGGCAACGAAGGGGCTACCCCGATCGTGGTGGGGAACTGCGAGGTGACCCTGGGATTGGCGTCGCAGCGGCGCCTGGCGGGTGCGCAGGCGGACGCGGACGGGCGCGCTGTGGCGACGCGCCTGTTGCCGGCTGGCTTGGCCGGAAGAACCCTGTACTTCCAGGCGCTCGACCTGCAAAGCTGCACCTTGAGCAACGTTGCCGATACGACGTTGTAACGGGGGGTCGGCCCTCGATAGGTCGCCCGCTATCGAATGGTGCTGTGTGCATGGAGGCAGCGGCGAGATTGCTGCACACTGCCCTCGCCACGAGGCACGGCCAGGCGAATGAGAGTTCGCCTGGTCGTGCCGCGTTATGGATAACGCCCATCACCTAGAGAGGCAGGATTCCTCATGACGATACCTAAGACAGCGTGCAAAACGCTGCTACTGCTGCCCTTGAGCATCGCACTCGCCGTCAACACCAGCGCCCACGCCCAGGAGCCCCAATCGGTCTACCGCGAAGCGCCCAACGACCCACCGGCCAAGGTGCGCGCGCAGGACGATCCCGCGGCTCGCACCGCGGCCCGCCGCATCGTCGGCGGCCCCTACGTTAGCGTGCAAGTTAACGTAGACGCTAACGGCATGAACATCGTGGGGGATGCGGCGAACGAGCCGTCGCTCACGGTGAGCGTCACAGACCCCGACAACATCGCCGTGGGTTGGCGTCAGTTCGACAGCATCAACTCGGACTTTCGACAGGCTGGCAACGGCTTCAGCTTCGATGGCGGACAGACCTGGACCGTGCCGAGCGTGCTGACGCCCGGCGTGTTTCGCTCCGATCCTGTCCTCGCAAGCTTGAGCGACGGTCGCCTGCTTTATCAAAGCCTGCAGGAGACCTTCGCCGTCGAGACCTTTACCTCGACCAACGGTGGCGTCTCCTACGGCCCGCCGATCCCGAGCTTCGGCGGCGACAAGAACTGGCTGGTCGTCGACGCCACGGGCGGCCTAGGCGATGGCCACGCCTACGGCATATGGCAGCGCTTCTTTGGCTGCTGTGGCAGCAACGTGCTGACCCGCTCCATCGACTCCAACGACACCTGGCAGTTCCCCGTGACCGTGGACCTGAGCCCCACCTTCGGCACCATGGCTGTGGGCCCGGACGGTACGCTGTACGCGGCGGGCATCGACGGTACCTTCACCCAGGACCTCGGCCAGTTTGTCGTCTCCCGCTCGAGCGATGCGCAGAACCCAGCGGTCACCCCCACCTTCAGCGGTGAGCGCGTGGAAATGGGCGGCTCGATGGTGCTAGGTGTTGGCCCCAACCCAGGCGGTTTGTTGGGTCAGGCCAACGTCTTCGTCGATCGTTCCGACGGAGACACCCGCGGCCACGTGTACCTCCTGGCCTCGGTGAACCCACCTGGGTCTGATCCTCTCGACGTCAACATCATCCGCAGCACCGACGGCGGCGAGAACTGGTCCGACCCCGTGCGCGTAAACAACGACAGCGGTACGGGCTACCAGTGGATGGCGGCGGGCGATGTGGCCCTCGACGGGCGCATCGACGTGCTCTGGGCGGACACGCGCAACAGCGGCCAGGAGAATATCTCCGAGATCTTCTACGCCTGGTCCTACGATGGCGGTGAAACCTGGCAGGGCAACGAGCCCATCACGCCGGCGTGGGATTCCTTCGTCGGCTTCCCGCGCCAGAGCAAGATCGGCGACTACTACCAGGTGGTCTCTGGCCGCGAGGATGCGAGCGCCGTTTACTCGGCCACCTTCAACGGCGAGCAGGATGTCTACTACGTGCGCCTGTTCCCGGACTGTAATGACAACGGCCGCTCGGACGTCACGGACATCGACACCGGTGACAGCCAAGACGTCGATGGCTCCGGCGTACCGGATGAGTGTGAGGGCATCGGCGGTGGCTTCGTGCTCAGCGAGCCGTCACCGGGCATCGCGGGCCAGGCGAACGACTTCGCCGTGAGTGGAGCCAGTGCGGATCGGGCGGTCCTGTACTACATCGGCGCGCCCGCCGGTACGACGCCGGCTATCGGCACCTGCGCCGGTGAGTTGATCGAGCTCGGCAACGCACGGCTGATCGGCTTCGCTCGAGCAGACGCTGCCGGCGATGCGGTGCTCAGCCGCGAGGTGCCGGCGGGGCTCAGCGGCCGTACGCTCGGGCTGCAGGCTATCGAACTCGGTAACTGCACCCTATCGAACGAGCTGCTGTTCAGCTTCGACTGACCCTTTAGGCCAGCAAGGCGGTTCGACGCTAGCGCAGGGCGCTGGCAGTCGGACCGCCTCAGGCGGCTTCGCGGGTAGCGCTCTGGGGGAGGCGAATCGTCAGGCGCGTCCACGCGCCGTGTTCGCTCTCGAGGTCGAGCGTGCCCTCGTGCTCTTCGGTCACGATGCGATGGGCGATCGACAGGCCCTGTCCGGTGCCCTCGCCCAGCTCGCGGGTGGTGAAGAAGGGGTTGATCACCCGATCCAGATTCTCCGGCGCGATACCGCAGCCCGTGTCCTCGATCACCAGCTCCGCCTGCTGCTCGCCCTGGCGAGTGCTGATACGGATCGTGCCCTCACCCTTATCCGCCACCGCTTGGGCGGCGTTGCGCAAGAGGTTGAGTAGCGCTTGGTGGATCGCCGAGGGGTCGCAGGGCGTGTGCTGCAGCTCCTGGTCCAGGTTGACGGCAAGCTCTGCTGTGGGAGGGCATTCACCGCGGGCCAACATCGCCACGTTCTCGATCAGCTCGTTGAGGTCGGTGGGCGCGCGATCGCTCGGATCCACGGGATCGGTCAGCCGACTCATGGCGCCGACGATCTTCTTGATATGGCGCATGCCGTCCAGCGATTGCTCGATCGCGGGGGCGTACTCGTCTAGGTAGTACTGCAGGTCGTCATCGCGCTCGCCTTCGGGCAGCGCGGCGCGCAGGCCCTTGCCCATGGCGTCGCATGCCTCCTGCAGGAACTCCAGATTGTCGATCACGTACTGGGAGGGCGTGTTCACTTCGTGGGCGACGGCGAACGCAAGCTGGCCGACGGCCTCCAAGCGCTCGGCTACGCGCAGCCGGTTGGCGACGTGATCACGCTCGGTTTCGGCCTGGCGAATCTCCGTGAGGTCGAACAGGGTCACCATCAGCGCCTCACCGGAGGAGCTGCGCGCCGGGCGGGGGTTGAGATACATGCGCGCCGGAAACTTATGCTCCACGCTGACCAAGCACTCGGTGTCTGTCGTCGAGCGCACGCCGCTGTCCAGGGCGAGGACGATCTGCTGCAGGGCGTGGTCCCGGCGATCGCGCGTGATCAACGACACGAGGGGCTGGCCTACGATGGCGGTGCGCTCCACATCGAAGCGGTTGAGCAGGAAGCTGTTGACGTCGGTAATGATGCCGTTGCTGTCCGCGCAGAGCAGCGCAACGGGGGTTTCGTCGTAGAGTCGTCGGAAGCGCTCGCGGCTGGCCCGGACGGCGCGCTTGACGCTGTAGAACTCGGTCATGTCGATGGCGGCGCCCTCCACGCGCCGATCCTCGGCCACGTCGGGCGCGGCCAGGCGCACGTAGAGAATCACATCCTTGGCCTCGCCGTCGCTGGTGAAGACCGTCTCCTTGGTGCGCATGCCGCCGGCACGATTGCGACGCGTGAGTCGGCGCGTGCTCACCGCGACAGGCTCGGCTAAGTTCAGGGTCGAGAAATCGTCCGCCTCATGGCCGCTCAACCTAAGGAATTCGCGAAGTGCGGCGTTGGTTTGCGTGATCTCCCCGGCCACGGTCGCGCGGAACATGGGCATGGCGCTCAGCTGAAAGGTGTCGTCGCCCCGAGGGGGAGGAGAGGGAGATCTGCGCGCGAGGGCAAGGGCGCTCAGGGTCCCGAGTGTCGCGACCAGGGCGATGGCGAGGACGACGATGGCGCCGTCGAGCCACCGGTAACACGCGCCGATCGCCAGCCCCTGGGCGGTCAGCAGTAGGGTCGCGAGGAGGCCGGTTGGAACGGCGCGGGTCGTCATTCGGGTGGGCTCCAGCTACGCGTCTTGCCTGCCGTGCAGGCGCTCGTGTTCGGCGGTTGGACGTTCCCAGGCGCC is part of the Pseudomonadota bacterium genome and encodes:
- a CDS encoding sialidase family protein, translating into MTIPKTACKTLLLLPLSIALAVNTSAHAQEPQSVYREAPNDPPAKVRAQDDPAARTAARRIVGGPYVSVQVNVDANGMNIVGDAANEPSLTVSVTDPDNIAVGWRQFDSINSDFRQAGNGFSFDGGQTWTVPSVLTPGVFRSDPVLASLSDGRLLYQSLQETFAVETFTSTNGGVSYGPPIPSFGGDKNWLVVDATGGLGDGHAYGIWQRFFGCCGSNVLTRSIDSNDTWQFPVTVDLSPTFGTMAVGPDGTLYAAGIDGTFTQDLGQFVVSRSSDAQNPAVTPTFSGERVEMGGSMVLGVGPNPGGLLGQANVFVDRSDGDTRGHVYLLASVNPPGSDPLDVNIIRSTDGGENWSDPVRVNNDSGTGYQWMAAGDVALDGRIDVLWADTRNSGQENISEIFYAWSYDGGETWQGNEPITPAWDSFVGFPRQSKIGDYYQVVSGREDASAVYSATFNGEQDVYYVRLFPDCNDNGRSDVTDIDTGDSQDVDGSGVPDECEGIGGGFVLSEPSPGIAGQANDFAVSGASADRAVLYYIGAPAGTTPAIGTCAGELIELGNARLIGFARADAAGDAVLSREVPAGLSGRTLGLQAIELGNCTLSNELLFSFD
- a CDS encoding ATP-binding protein, whose product is MTTRAVPTGLLATLLLTAQGLAIGACYRWLDGAIVVLAIALVATLGTLSALALARRSPSPPPRGDDTFQLSAMPMFRATVAGEITQTNAALREFLRLSGHEADDFSTLNLAEPVAVSTRRLTRRNRAGGMRTKETVFTSDGEAKDVILYVRLAAPDVAEDRRVEGAAIDMTEFYSVKRAVRASRERFRRLYDETPVALLCADSNGIITDVNSFLLNRFDVERTAIVGQPLVSLITRDRRDHALQQIVLALDSGVRSTTDTECLVSVEHKFPARMYLNPRPARSSSGEALMVTLFDLTEIRQAETERDHVANRLRVAERLEAVGQLAFAVAHEVNTPSQYVIDNLEFLQEACDAMGKGLRAALPEGERDDDLQYYLDEYAPAIEQSLDGMRHIKKIVGAMSRLTDPVDPSDRAPTDLNELIENVAMLARGECPPTAELAVNLDQELQHTPCDPSAIHQALLNLLRNAAQAVADKGEGTIRISTRQGEQQAELVIEDTGCGIAPENLDRVINPFFTTRELGEGTGQGLSIAHRIVTEEHEGTLDLESEHGAWTRLTIRLPQSATREAA